One region of Oryza glaberrima chromosome 7, OglaRS2, whole genome shotgun sequence genomic DNA includes:
- the LOC127779122 gene encoding uncharacterized protein LOC127779122 → MKAPADHHHHHHSSTPPPATKISIPISAAAGGAEAALLGKGRYKAWALAAIALLALWSMFAASVTIRWSSGDLAAAFGDLPDPLIDDLDPLEMEDREKLVRRMWDVYTRTGVDRVRLPRFWQEAFEAAYEELAGDDTQASETAVSEIARMSVHRPELEQSSNKY, encoded by the exons ATGAAGGCTcccgccgaccaccaccaccaccaccactcctccacgccgccgccggcgaccaagaTCTCCATCCCCatctcggccgccgccggcggggcggaggcggcgctgctcGGGAAGGGGCGGTACAAGGCGTGggcgctcgccgccatcgcgcTCCTCGCGCTCTGGTCCATGTTCGCCGCCTCCGTCACCATCCGCTGGTCCtccggcgacctcgccgccgcgttcggGGACCTCCCCGACCCGCTTATCGACGACCTCGACCCCCTC GAGATGGAGGACAGAGAGAAGCTAGTGCGCCGGATGTGGGATGTGTACACACGCACCGGTGTTGATCGGGTACGGCTTCCACGGTTCTGGCAAGAAGCATTCGAGGCTGCATATGAGGAGCTTGCTGGTGATGATACGCAGGCTAGTGAGACGGCAGTATCTGAGATTGCTCGCATGTCAGTCCACAGGCCTGAACTTGAACAATCGTCGAACAAGTATTAG
- the LOC127780875 gene encoding dehydrodolichyl diphosphate synthase CPT3-like isoform X1 produces the protein MANACSFFLIRASKSENFMSFPVCRPDTACWSLPFKMLGSHISYSPSVNPKTENPDELIATGVLASLQNFIRKCIVAVLSYGPMPKHIAFIMDGNHRYAKFRSIQEGSGHRMGFSALIASLLYCYEMGMKYITVYAFSIDNFKRDPTEVKSLMELMEEKINELLENRNVINKVNCKINFWGKLDMLSEPVRVAAEKLMASTAENKGLVFSVCMPYNSTSEIVNAVNKVCAERRDILQREDVDSVANNGVHSDISVADLDHHMYSAGCPDPDIVIRTSGETRLSNFLLWQTMFSHLQNPDPLWPEFSFKHLVWAILQYQRVHPYIEQSRNLAKKQL, from the exons ATGGCAAACGCTTGCTCCTTTTTCTTGATCAGAGCAAGCAAGTCTGAAAATTTTATGTCTTTTCCAGTTTGCAGGCCTGATACTGCCTGTTGGTCCCTCCCCTTCAAAATGCTTGGTTCACATATCTCTTACTCACCTTCAGTG AATCCAAAGACGGAGAACCCTGATGAGTTAATTGCGACTGGTGTCCTTGCGAGTCTGCAAAACTTTATCCGCAAATGCATCGTAGCTGTCCTCTCATATGGCCCAATGCCTAAACATATTGCATTTATTATGGACGGTAACCATAGATATGCTAAATTCAGGAGTATCCAGGAAGGCTCTGGTCACAGGATGGGCTTCTCTGCTCTCATTGCCAGCCTACTCTACTGCTATGAAATGGGCATGAAGTATATCACAGTGTATGCATTTAGCATCGATAATTTTAAGCGAGATCCGACTGAGGTGAAATCCTTGATGGAGTTAATGGAGGAAAAGATCAATGAACTGCTAGAAAACAGAAATGTCATCAACAAGGTTAACTGTAAGATCAACTTCTGGGGGAAGTTGGACATGTTGAGCGAACCGGTGAGGGTAGCAGCTGAGAAACTGATGGCTAGCACTGCTGAAAACAAGGGACTGGTCTTCTCTGTTTGCATGCCATACAACTCCACTTCTGAGATTGTCAATGCAGTCAATAAGGTCTGTGCAGAAAGGAGGGATATACTGCAGAGGGAGGATGTTGACAGTGTTGCGAATAATGGTGTGCATTCAGATATTTCAGTGGCAGATCTGGACCACCATATGTACAGCGCTGGTTGCCCCGATCCTGATATTGTGATCCGGACCTCAGGCGAGACTCGCCTGAGCAATTTCCTTCTGTGGCAGACGATGTTCAGTCATTTGCAGAATCCAGACCCTCTTTGGCCGGAGTTCTCTTTCAAGCACCTTGTCTGGGCCATACTACAGTACCAAAGAGTTCACCCTTATATTGAGCAAAGCAGAAATCTGGCTAAGAAGCAGCTGTAA
- the LOC127780875 gene encoding dehydrodolichyl diphosphate synthase CPT3-like isoform X2 encodes MLGSHISYSPSVNPKTENPDELIATGVLASLQNFIRKCIVAVLSYGPMPKHIAFIMDGNHRYAKFRSIQEGSGHRMGFSALIASLLYCYEMGMKYITVYAFSIDNFKRDPTEVKSLMELMEEKINELLENRNVINKVNCKINFWGKLDMLSEPVRVAAEKLMASTAENKGLVFSVCMPYNSTSEIVNAVNKVCAERRDILQREDVDSVANNGVHSDISVADLDHHMYSAGCPDPDIVIRTSGETRLSNFLLWQTMFSHLQNPDPLWPEFSFKHLVWAILQYQRVHPYIEQSRNLAKKQL; translated from the exons ATGCTTGGTTCACATATCTCTTACTCACCTTCAGTG AATCCAAAGACGGAGAACCCTGATGAGTTAATTGCGACTGGTGTCCTTGCGAGTCTGCAAAACTTTATCCGCAAATGCATCGTAGCTGTCCTCTCATATGGCCCAATGCCTAAACATATTGCATTTATTATGGACGGTAACCATAGATATGCTAAATTCAGGAGTATCCAGGAAGGCTCTGGTCACAGGATGGGCTTCTCTGCTCTCATTGCCAGCCTACTCTACTGCTATGAAATGGGCATGAAGTATATCACAGTGTATGCATTTAGCATCGATAATTTTAAGCGAGATCCGACTGAGGTGAAATCCTTGATGGAGTTAATGGAGGAAAAGATCAATGAACTGCTAGAAAACAGAAATGTCATCAACAAGGTTAACTGTAAGATCAACTTCTGGGGGAAGTTGGACATGTTGAGCGAACCGGTGAGGGTAGCAGCTGAGAAACTGATGGCTAGCACTGCTGAAAACAAGGGACTGGTCTTCTCTGTTTGCATGCCATACAACTCCACTTCTGAGATTGTCAATGCAGTCAATAAGGTCTGTGCAGAAAGGAGGGATATACTGCAGAGGGAGGATGTTGACAGTGTTGCGAATAATGGTGTGCATTCAGATATTTCAGTGGCAGATCTGGACCACCATATGTACAGCGCTGGTTGCCCCGATCCTGATATTGTGATCCGGACCTCAGGCGAGACTCGCCTGAGCAATTTCCTTCTGTGGCAGACGATGTTCAGTCATTTGCAGAATCCAGACCCTCTTTGGCCGGAGTTCTCTTTCAAGCACCTTGTCTGGGCCATACTACAGTACCAAAGAGTTCACCCTTATATTGAGCAAAGCAGAAATCTGGCTAAGAAGCAGCTGTAA